In a single window of the Arachis hypogaea cultivar Tifrunner chromosome 6, arahy.Tifrunner.gnm2.J5K5, whole genome shotgun sequence genome:
- the LOC112695559 gene encoding uncharacterized protein, whose product MAASSSLSSSSSSDDSHRRRRHHRSRRDRDKESLKIQKKTKSHSKRRRRHHHSSDSDSYSSDSVSDYSRSESSDCEHESSHRSKRHKKSDKPKKSKEKDRSKSHHHKRQKHKVKEKKNDERSSSPVQLSKFLGRDKDDGVRRSAVSGKKILLKLDKSKEDKAAESRRNELLNFLNASFD is encoded by the exons ATGGCggcctcttcttctctctcttcctcttcctcctccgaCGACTCCCACCGCCGTAGGCGTCACCACCGCTCTCGCCGAGACCGCGACAAAGAATCCCTCAAGATCCAAAAGAAGACCAAGTCTCATTCCAAACGACGCCGTAGGCACCACCACTCCTCCGACTCCGATTCCTATTCTTCCGATTCCGTCTCTGATTACTCCAG GAGTGAGAGTTCTGATTGTGAGCATGAATCGTCTCACCGTTCAAAGAGGCACAAAAAGAGTGACAAACCAAAAAAG AGTAAGGAAAAGGATCGAAGTAAAAGCCACCACCATAAGCGGCAGAAGCATAAAGTAAAAGAG aagaagaatgatgagagGAGCAGCAGCCCTGTGCAGCTTTCCAAG TTTTTAGGGCGTGACAAAGATGATGGAGTTCGTCGTAGTGCTGTATCTGGCAAGAAG ATTCTTCTGAAACTTGATAAATCAAAGGAAGATAAGGCGGCTGAAAGCAGGAGAAATGAACTGCTGAACTTCTTGAATGCTAGTTTTGATTAG
- the LOC112695560 gene encoding probable pectinesterase/pectinesterase inhibitor 21, which translates to MAGGDPERNKRLVLIGVSTFLLVAMVVAVTLSVTLNKNSSDGSKAEDQSHVASSVKAVKTLCAPTDYREECEQSLSAEAGNTTDPRELIKIAFNITIKRITDGLEQTQMLQELENDPMAKQALDSCKQLMDLSIDEFNRSLDKLGRFDLNNIDNILSSLKVWLSGAITYQETCLDGFENTTSSAGEQMKELLRTAMHMSSNGLAIITELDKTMSAMHFPSTQPAGARRLMSEDDEDQDQDQELPEWIEDRIAVRKLMATVGGGRRIKAHVTVAKDGSGDFQTIAEALRKVPSNNKKPFIIHIKEGVYQEYLEVPRNLTHVVFIGDGGHKTRITGDKNFIDGVNTYKTATVAVQGDYFVAMGVGFENSAGAAKHQAVALRVQADKSIFYKCRMDGYQDTLYAHTMRQFYRDCVISGTIDFVFGDAVSVFQNCTFEVRKPLANQQCIVTAQGRKERYQPTGIVIQGGSIVSDPEYFPVRFTNKAFLARPWKNYSRTVFLDTYLDDLVTPAGYMPWQTAEGLSGMDTCYYAEFGNRGPGADNTNRVNWLGIKKNFTAQAANMYNPTNFFRGDEWIKVTKIPYNPGQPAPASNSNFAAALLRRVAAAPRSSPSSSSPAPASSPTGAATTTATSSPAPSPANL; encoded by the exons ATGGCAGGGGGAGACCCAGAGAGGAATAAAAGATTAGTCCTTATAGGAGTCTCAACCTTCTTATTGGTGGCCATGGTGGTGGCCGTCACACTCAGCGTCACCTTGAACAAGAACTCCAGCGATGGTTCAAAGGCAGAAGACCAGAGCCATGTTGCATCGTCGGTGAAAGCGGTGAAGACCCTCTGCGCCCCTACAGATTACAGAGAGGAATGCGAGCAGTCATTGTCCGCAGAAGCCGGCAACACCACGGATCCAAGGGAACTCATCAAGATCGCATTCAACATCACCATCAAGAGGATCACCGATGGCCTTGAGCAGACCCAGATGCTTCAGGAATTGGAGAACGACCCCATGGCCAAGCAGGCTCTCGACTCTTGCAAGCAACTCATGGACCTCTCCATTGACGAGTTCAACAGGTCCCTCGACAAGCTTGGAAGGTTCGACCTCAACAACATCGACAACATTCTCAGCAGCTTGAAGGTCTGGCTCAGCGGTGCCATCACCTACCAGGAGACCTGCCTTGACGGCTTCGAGAACACCACCAGCAGCGCCGGCGAGCAGATGAAGGAATTGTTGAGGACCGCCATGCACATGAGCAGCAATGGCCTCGCCATCATCACCGAGCTCGACAAGACCATGAGCGCCATGCATTTCCCCTCCACCCAGCCCGCCGGAGCCCGCCGCCTGATGTCCGAGGACGACGAGGACCAGGACCAGGATCAGGAGCTCCCCGAGTGGATCGAGGACCGCATCGCCGTCCGCAAGCTTATGGCTACTGTTGGTGGCGGAAGAAGGATCAAGGCTCACGTGACAGTTGCAAAGGATGGTTCTGGTGATTTCCAGACCATCGCAGAAGCCTTGAGGAAGGTTCCTTCAAATAACAAGAAGCCCTTCATCATCCACATCAAGGAGGGTGTCTACCAGGAGTACCTTGAAGTCCCCAGGAACTTGACCCACGTTGTCTTCATCGGCGATGGTGGTCACAAGACCCGCATCACCGGCGATAAGAACTTCATCGATGGCGTTAACACTTACAAGACCGCCACCGTTG CTGTTCAAGGAGACTACTTCGTTGCCATGGGAGTAGGATTCGAGAACTCAGCCGGAGCAGCGAAGCACCAGGCAGTGGCTCTGAGGGTGCAAGCAGACAAATCCATCTTCTACAAGTGCAGAATGGACGGATACCAAGACACACTGTACGCCCACACCATGCGTCAGTTCTACAGAGACTGCGTGATCTCAGGCACCATCGATTTCGTGTTCGGAGATGCAGTGTCAGTCTTCCAGAACTGCACCTTCGAGGTGAGGAAGCCATTGGCAAACCAACAGTGCATTGTGACAGCACAAGGCAGGAAGGAGAGGTACCAGCCAACAGGAATTGTGATCCAGGGTGGTTCCATCGTGTCCGACCCAGAATACTTCCCAGTTAGGTTCACCAACAAGGCCTTCCTTGCTCGTCCATGGAAGAATTACTCAAGGACCGTCTTCTTGGATACCTACCTTGATGACTTGGTCACCCCCGCCGGTTACATGCCATGGCAAACAGCCGAGGGACTCTCCGGCATGGACACTTGCTACTACGCTGAGTTCGGCAACCGTGGTCCCGGAGCTGACAACACCAACCGTGTCAACTGGCTTGGTATCAAGAAAAACTTCACAGCACAAGCAGCAAACATGTACAACCCAACCAACTTCTTCCGTGGAGATGAATGGATCAAGGTTACCAAGATTCCCTACAACCCTGGCCAGCCCGCTCCCGCCAGTAACAGTAATTTTGCCGCCGCCTTGTTGCGCCGAGTTGCAGCTGCCCCTAGAAGCAGCCCTTCCTCCTCTTCCCCTGCTCCTGCTTCTTCTCCGACCGGGGCCGCCACCACCACTGCCACCTCCTCCCCTGCTCCTTCCCCTGCTAATCTCTAA
- the LOC112698059 gene encoding pectinesterase-like, whose protein sequence is MAASDLSISLLLFTATIIFSNLASLASSSSSICDLTPYPPFCKSNSPSKGRSDIHSYGRFFARKSLLSSTKFRSLVSKYLKPRSKNKLSRSMLLALQDCYLLSDFNVDFWTNTLNAINSTNTLSSSEDENYLHSMISATLTNHDTCLDSLQQATTTHTDELLISNISNGTKFYSISLAFFKQGWGTKKNTHNRKLTERIVKRSNIHRMWEQRLYEITKRRGRKLLQLDPEANVVVSQMVVVNPDGSGDYTTINDAVNAAPNNTLGINGFFVIYVVAGVYEEYVSIPKTKQYLMMIGDGINRTIITGNRSVTDGWTTFNSATFAVVAKGFVAVNMTFRNTAGGINHQAVALRSGADLSAFYSCSFEGYQDTLYTHSMRQFYRNCDIYGTVDFIFGNAAVVFQDCNIYPRLPMSNQFNAITAQGRTDVNQNTGISIHNCTITAAADLAASNGTTKTYLGRPWKLYSRTVYMQSFMDSLIDPAGWVAWSGDFALDTLYYAEYDNWGAGSNTSSRVTWAGYDVLLDSIGAINFTVSNFIFGDVWLPATGVPYLASLY, encoded by the exons ATGGCAGCTTCAGATCTATCTATAAGCTTATTATTATTCACTGCCACTATTATTTTCTCCAACTTGGCTTCTCTTGCATCTTCATCTTCCTCCATTTGCGACCTCACACCATATCCACccttctgcaaatccaattcacCTTCCAAAGGCCGCAGTGACATACATAGCTATGGTCGATTTTTCGCACGCAAATCCCTCTTATCATCTACTAAGTTTCGCTCATTAGTCTCTAAGTATCTCAAACCTCGTTCCAAAAACAAATTATCTAGGTCCATGCTTCTTGCCCTTCAAGATTGCTACCTTCTAAGTGACTTCAACGTAGATTTCTGGACCAACACTCTCAACGCCATAAATTCCACTAACACACTCAGTAGCTCAGAGGATGAAAATTATTTGCATAGCATGATTAGTGCTACTTTAACCAACCACGACACATGCTTAGATAGCCTCCAACAAGCCACAACCACACACACTGATGAATTACTCATCAGCAATATCTCCAATGGGACCAAGTTTTATAGCATATCCCTTGCATTTTTCAAGCAAGGTTGGGGAaccaaaaaaaacacacacaacaGAAAATTAACAGAGAGGATAGTAAAGAGAAGTAACATTCATCGCATGTGGGAACAGAGGCTGTATGAGATAacaaaaagaagaggaagaaaactGCTTCAGTTAGATCCTGAGGCGAATGTTGTTGTGAGCCAAATGGTGGTGGTGAACCCAGATGGCTCTGGAGACTACACAACTATTAATGATGCAGTGAATGCAGCACCAAACAACACCCTTGGTATCAATGGCTTTTTTGTAATTTATGTGGTTGCAGGGGTGTATGAAGAATACGTTTCCATTCCAAAAACCAAGCAGTATTTGATGATGATAGGTGATGGTATTAACCGGACTATAATCACCGGAAATCGAAGCGTCACTGATGGCTGGACAACCTTCAACTCTGCCACGTTTG CTGTGGTTGCAAAAGGCTTTGTCGCGGTGAACATGACATTTCGGAACACAGCCGGAGGAATAAACCACCAAGCAGTGGCGCTTCGGAGCGGCGCAGATCTGTCTGCATTTTATAGCTGTAGCTTTGAAGGATACCAAGACACATTGTACACGCATTCTATGAGGCAATTCTACAGAAACTGCGACATTTATGGCACTGTGGACTTCATATTTGGCAATGCAGCGGTTGTCTTCCAAGATTGTAACATCTACCCAAGACTACCAATGAGTAATCAATTCAATGCAATCACTGCACAGGGCAGAACTGACGTGAATCAAAACACTGGAATCTCCATACACAATTGCACCATAACGGCCGCAGCCGATTTAGCTGCTAGTAACGGCACCACAAAAACGTACCTAGGGAGGCCATGGAAACTGTATTCAAGAACAGTTTACATGCAATCTTTCATGGATAGCTTGATCGATCCAGCGGGTTGGGTTGCTTGGTCTGGGGACTTTGCCTTAGACACCCTTTATTATGCTGAATATGATAACTGGGGAGCCGGATCAAATACCAGTAGCAGGGTTACTTGGGCAGGTTACGATGTGCTTTTGGACAGCATAGGTGCAATTAATTTTACAGTCTCCAATTTCATATTTGGTGATGTTTGGCTTCCCGCCACTGGAGTACCTTATTTAGCTAGTTTATACTGA
- the LOC112695561 gene encoding pectinesterase codes for MAITSKIMSLTLCMFLWQFASLALLSASSTSSSIDTICNLTPYPTFCKSNSPSNVQGGDIHEYGRFYTNKSLSSSRDVLSLLSSYLQSPSKFSQSTILALEDCHLLVDLNIDFWTKTLQTVDTTNRTLNSSEAENLLTMISATLTNLDTCLESLKEATSSTPDDNLVSHVSNGTMFSSISLALFKRGWASSITTQQSRKLFSDAYAWEQRVHEIIRKRGRKLLQSAPDGVVVNQTVVVNPDGSGNFTTINDAVAAAPNNTGGVNGFFVIYVVAGVYEEYVSIPKYKQYLMMIGDGINQTIITGNHSAGTGYTTFNSYSFAVVAQGFVAMNITFRNTAGASNHQAVALRSGADLSAFYNCSFEGYQDTLYTHSMRQFYRDCDIYGTVDFIFGNAAVVLQNCNILPRLPMSGQYNTITAQGRTDINQNTGTSVHNCTITAATDLGTTKTYLGRPWKEYSRTVYMQSFMDSLIDPAGWAEWSGTLYLDTLYYAEYDNWGPGSNTSNRVTWAGYHVINATDAQNFTVSNFISGAAWLPPTGVPYFLDLI; via the exons ATGGCAATAACTTCAAAGATAATGTCCCTAACATTATGCATGTTTTTATGGCAATTTGCATCTCTTGCATTATTATCAGCATCATCAACTTCTTCCTCCATAGACACAATTTGCAACCTCACACCTTATCCAACAttttgcaaatccaattccccTTCTAATGTCCAAGGAGGTGACATTCATGAGTATGGCCGCTTTTACACAAACAAGTCCCTGTCATCATCAAGGGATGTTCTCTCATTACTCTCTAGCTACTTACAATCTCCCTCCAAATTCTCCCAGTCAACGATTCTCGCCCTTGAAGATTGCCACCTCTTAGTTGACCTCAACATAGATTTCTGGACCAAGACTCTACAAACTGTAGACACCACAAACCGCACCCTTAATAGTTCCGAGGCTGAAAACCTTCTTACCATGATTAGTGCTACATTAACCAATCTCGATACCTGCTTAGAAAGCCTTAAAGAAGCCACGTCATCAACCCCTGATGACAACCTAGTAAGCCATGTTTCAAACGGAACCATGTTTTCCAGCATATCTCTTGCACTCTTTAAACGGGGTTGGGCTTCAAGCATAACCACACAACAGAGTCGAAAGCTGTTTTCTGATGCTTACGCGTGGGAACAGAGGGTTCACGAGATAATcagaaagagagggagaaagctgCTTCAGAGTGCTCCTGACGGTGTTGTTGTGAACCAAACGGTGGTGGTGAATCCTGATGGCTCTGGAAACTTCACAACTATCAACGATGCTGTGGCTGCGGCACCCAACAACACCGGTGGTGTCAATGGTTTCTTTGTGATTTATGTGGTTGCAGGAGTGTACGAAGAGTATGTATCTATTCCAAAATACAAGCAGTACTTGATGATGATCGGTGATGGTATCAACCAGACCATAATCACCGGCAATCACAGCGCCGGTACTGGCTACACTACCTTCAATTCTTATTCATTTG CTGTGGTTGCGCAAGGATTCGTGGCTATGAATATAACATTTCGCAACACAGCAGGAGCAAGCAATCACCAAGCGGTGGCTCTCAGAAGCGGAGCAGATCTATCCGCATTCTACAATTGCAGCTTCGAAGGGTACCAAGACACTTTATACACACATTCAATGAGACAATTCTACCGAGATTGCGACATTTACGGCACAGTTGACTTCATATTTGGCAACGCAGCAGTTGTGTTGCAAAACTGTAACATTTTGCCACGCCTACCAATGAGTGGCCAGTACAACACCATCACAGCACAGGGCAGAACTGACATTAACCAAAACACAGGAACATCTGTACACAACTGTACAATAACCGCCGCCACCGACTTGGGCACCACTAAAACGTATCTTGGGAGGCCATGGAAGGAGTATTCAAGAACGGTTTACATGCAGTCTTTCATGGACAGTTTGATTGATCCTGCTGGTTGGGCAGAGTGGTCAGGGACATTGTATTTGGACACTCTTTATTATGCGGAATATGATAATTGGGGTCCTGGATCTAACACTAGTAATAGGGTCACTTGGGCAGGCTACCATGTCATTAATGCCACTGATGCACAGAATTTCACAGTTTCTAATTTCATATCCGGTGCTGCATGGTTACCTCCTACTGGAGTCCCCTACTTTCTTGATTTAATTTGA